A genomic region of Christiangramia sp. OXR-203 contains the following coding sequences:
- a CDS encoding HD domain-containing protein encodes MASQTKLKILNDPIYGFITIPNERIFKIIEHPYFQRLRRISQMGLSYLVYPGAHHTRFHHALGCVHLMLKAVRILRIKGVEISEEEEEALLIAILMHDIGHGPFSHAMEHSLVEGVDHETISLLFMEQMNIEFNQSLTLAIQIFKGSYDRKFMNQLISSQMDMDRLDYLKRDSFYTGAVEGNINSERLITMLNVVNDELVVEEKGIYSVEKFLIGRRLMYWQVYLHKTSLVAEQLLIRVLKRAKELIGEGHQLHASGSLLYFLQNKVERHNFDQNTLEMFSRLDDNDVISAMKEWMYSDDFVLSNLCEMIINRKLLKSKIKKKRPSQEKLDQRKKALQKKYNISEKEASYFVFEGEIANLAYKREKDNINILHKNGKICDVVKVSDQFNLKALTNTVTKYYMCYPKVKD; translated from the coding sequence TTGGCTTCACAAACTAAACTCAAAATATTAAACGATCCAATTTACGGTTTTATTACCATTCCTAATGAACGGATCTTTAAGATTATCGAGCATCCTTACTTCCAGAGATTGCGTAGAATTTCCCAAATGGGTTTATCATATCTGGTCTATCCAGGGGCGCACCATACAAGGTTTCATCATGCTCTTGGTTGTGTACATTTAATGCTGAAAGCAGTTAGGATACTCAGGATTAAAGGGGTAGAGATTTCAGAAGAGGAAGAAGAAGCATTACTTATAGCAATTTTGATGCATGATATTGGTCACGGTCCTTTTAGTCATGCGATGGAACACAGCCTGGTGGAAGGAGTAGATCATGAGACCATTTCACTGCTTTTCATGGAGCAAATGAATATTGAATTTAACCAAAGTTTAACTCTGGCAATTCAGATCTTCAAAGGAAGTTACGATCGCAAATTTATGAACCAGTTAATTAGTAGTCAGATGGATATGGATCGTCTGGATTATCTAAAACGCGATAGTTTTTATACCGGTGCTGTAGAAGGTAATATCAATAGTGAACGCCTTATTACCATGCTGAATGTGGTGAATGATGAACTGGTGGTTGAAGAGAAAGGTATATATTCTGTAGAGAAATTTTTGATAGGTAGACGCTTAATGTACTGGCAGGTTTATTTACATAAAACCAGTCTGGTGGCAGAGCAATTGCTAATACGGGTATTAAAGCGGGCCAAGGAATTGATTGGTGAGGGTCATCAATTACATGCCAGTGGTAGTCTATTGTATTTTCTTCAGAATAAAGTAGAAAGGCATAATTTCGATCAGAATACTCTTGAGATGTTTTCGAGGCTTGATGATAATGATGTAATCTCTGCAATGAAGGAATGGATGTATTCAGATGATTTTGTACTCAGTAATTTGTGCGAAATGATCATTAACAGGAAACTTCTGAAGAGTAAGATCAAAAAGAAACGACCTTCCCAGGAAAAGCTGGATCAGCGCAAAAAAGCGCTTCAGAAGAAATATAATATTTCTGAAAAAGAAGCATCTTACTTTGTATTCGAGGGCGAAATCGCAAATCTTGCCTATAAACGAGAAAAGGATAACATTAATATTTTACATAAAAATGGTAAAATATGTGATGTAGTAAAGGTTTCAGACCAGTTTAATCTCAAAGCTCTTACAAATACTGTAACCAAATACTATATGTGTTATCCAAAAGTTAAAGATTAG
- the lpxD gene encoding UDP-3-O-(3-hydroxymyristoyl)glucosamine N-acyltransferase, whose translation MKFKAKQIAEILEGKVEGNPEAEVSELAKIEEGSEGSLTFLSNPKYNSFLYTTNASVTIVNENFEVEQPVNTTLIKVKDAYKAFSTLLEYYNQIKLNKSGIENPSFIAESATHGDGLYLGAFAYIGEQVKLGENVKIYPNAYIGDNVQIGDNTTIFAGVKIYSESIIGNDVTIHSGAVVGADGFGFSPGETGAYSKVPQIGNVIIEDHVDIGAGTTIDRATLGSTIIKKGVKLDNHIQIAHNVEIGENTAIAAQTGVAGSTKIGKNCLIGGQVGIAGHLTIGDRVKIQAQSGIGRDIKDDEMLQGSPAFGYGDYNKSYIHFKNLPKTMKLIHQLEKKINNG comes from the coding sequence ATGAAATTTAAAGCAAAACAAATTGCCGAGATATTGGAAGGTAAGGTGGAGGGAAATCCTGAAGCCGAAGTTTCTGAACTTGCCAAAATAGAAGAGGGGAGTGAAGGCTCACTAACCTTTCTAAGTAATCCTAAATATAACAGCTTTTTATATACCACGAATGCGAGCGTTACGATCGTTAACGAAAACTTTGAGGTTGAGCAACCAGTAAATACTACATTGATTAAAGTAAAGGATGCCTACAAGGCTTTTTCAACTTTACTTGAATATTATAACCAGATCAAGCTAAATAAGTCAGGAATTGAGAATCCTAGTTTTATTGCTGAATCTGCTACTCATGGTGACGGATTGTATCTGGGTGCTTTTGCATATATAGGAGAACAGGTGAAACTGGGAGAAAATGTAAAGATTTATCCGAATGCTTATATAGGTGATAATGTGCAGATAGGTGATAACACGACTATTTTTGCCGGAGTGAAGATCTATTCTGAAAGTATTATAGGAAACGATGTGACTATTCACAGTGGCGCGGTAGTTGGTGCTGATGGTTTTGGATTTAGTCCGGGAGAAACTGGTGCGTATAGTAAAGTTCCGCAGATAGGGAATGTTATTATTGAGGATCATGTGGATATTGGAGCAGGAACGACAATAGATCGTGCAACCTTAGGCTCCACGATTATTAAAAAAGGTGTGAAACTGGATAATCATATACAAATCGCACATAATGTAGAAATAGGAGAGAATACTGCTATTGCTGCACAAACTGGTGTTGCCGGATCTACAAAGATTGGAAAGAACTGTCTTATTGGAGGACAGGTAGGAATCGCCGGGCATCTAACGATTGGAGACCGTGTGAAAATACAGGCCCAATCTGGTATTGGTAGAGATATTAAGGATGATGAAATGCTTCAGGGGTCGCCAGCATTTGGTTATGGTGATTATAATAAGTCCTACATACATTTCAAAAACCTACCGAAAACAATGAAATTAATTCACCAACTGGAAAAAAAGATTAATAATGGCTAA